Within the Kwoniella pini CBS 10737 chromosome 8, complete sequence genome, the region ATCGGTAAAGGTAAGTCTATGCTCAGCCTGTCTCGCAATCATACCGTTTGGCTGATGAGGTAATTCCTTCGCagtaatgaagaaaatcatGACCCTCAACGAGATCCCAAGAAACGATGATTTCAAGATTACCGACCGGGCGAGCAAGTTGATGCATCAATGGACTGACTTCATAGCTTCGAGTGAAGGCAAACCAAATGGAAACGCCGAAGCCGCCAAcggagaaaagaaggatgaggagaagaaagatgaaagtgagAAGATCGAAGTAGACGCCTAAGCGAACCGGATACGGAATCGGACGCCAGGGTGGGAGAGGAACCAAAATAATCATAAcggaaagaaagaagtaaAGATAATGGTAATTGTCACTTGTGCATGCAGAGTGTGTAGAGGACGGAGGGACGTATGACATGAAATCCATATAATCGAAATGTTTTTTACATCATACTATTTGTTCGATTTTTGGATATTGTGAGAGTAAGGAAGGTCTTGggttttctttttggtaACTTGTCTTCATTCGACTTATTAAAGATATCTCTTTTTCTGGTATCTTTGGAgcaattccttcttttgcttatcattgatataatcaaatataattcaattactAGTCACATCTGAAAGTTTAGATAAACATACAACAAATTACAAGTCGAATGCAAAGTGAATTAACATTCCAATGTGATGATCAAGCCAGTATTTCAGACCACCATAACCATGTTTATGCCAGCAATCGGAATTCTttatatatacatgaaCATCTTTAATGATCTCGAGAACAACATTTGTAAGATGAAGATCTTAAAAACATTACTCGTTTAAAATACCGAGACATGATGAATTGGACTAAAACTTTAAAGTCTGGACTTTATGATGACGAGTTGGAATATGAATTCTGAGAATTTTGAATCGGAAAATCGTATTCTCCAACCCCTTAAAAAAGTTCTTACCAAAAGTATGGTAATCGTTTatattaaatgattttatgTGCTGTTGCAAAAAGCGAATACCTTTTTCGTCTACGTAGACGAGAACGCCTTCAAATGCCGTGATATTTGTACTTGTCTTTCCTAAGAAACGTCATTTCGTTAAAAATCGTGAATCCCTCTTGTTGAAAGGTATCATCGTTGTATGTCACACACCAGTCGTATGATTATGTTCTTCAACTACGagattcaattaattctgTATTGTCATAGTACGAGTAGTAGAATGTACACAGAATCATCGTCATTATCAGTAATGTAAAAAGCCCGTGATTTAAGACTTATGATTAATTGACGTCAATTAACTAATATATCGCCACTGAACTAATTTTTATTACCCTTAGATTGGGTACGAGACgatatcatttgaatcttATCCCTGAATAAACTCTAGTTGTAGCTTTAAGACCTACGAGTAAACTTCAAAAAGCTTATTTCTCACAgtttttattattatttatacttgtaaatgaagaaattgaattctTATATTACTATAGAATAgtttttgttcttcttttgtacGATATCCTTTCTAATTTGTAAAtatattatcattcttcttaAATTTTATTTCGAAAAGTTCCAAAGGAAGATTTACGATTAGAACGCGTTTTTGAAAGATTCGGCCGGTGTGACGATTTCATCATAGATTTACTGCGAGATTACGATTAGAATCAGATTTAATAGAAATAAATCAGATCataaaaatcaaaggtaatcaaataatcaagaacttttcaacaattagatagtttttgaaatttcaattcttgtAGGAAGGTAGTAGAGAACTTAACATATCTTTATTGTACTTGTTACTGAAAAAAAAGTGGAGTGATTCCCCTTTAAACACAATTTCAAAACGTTTTTTGTACGTTGGAGTCATTTAATTTTGGGGAGGTTTTGAAGTGAGTACAATATCACATGAATTGAAAAGCATCGCTAGCgattttcaacttcaagcGAAACTATGATATATGACTAATATCAATCTTACTCCGTTTTAGAACGCCCATCTTCTCTGTACAttcatctttctcctttCCAAACTTCTTTTCACTCTCAGCACATCTCAATACGTAAAATGCGATTTCCATCACCAATAACCTTCTTCTTACCATTACTTACACTATTCAGCTTTCTATCACCCGTATCGGCAAAAGGAGGGGATACTCTTTACACAAACTCTGTAACATATTGCGCAGAGGCAAAAGCAGTATTAGTCAACCAATTTGATATAGCTTATCACAAATCGAATGGATCAATAACATTCTCTTTCTCCCTTGCATCTGTCGAAGCAAATTTAAATGTATCAGCCAATTTATACGTCAATGTATACGGTATAGAACCTGTCAATCAAACGTTGAATCTATGTGATTTGTTAGAAGGAGTAATATGTCCATTACCTCAAGTCAATTTTACAGGATATGGTACATATCCTATACCTACAAAATATTCCTCCAAGATACCTGGTATAGCATGGTCCATACCTAATTTAGAAGCCTATGCTAGAGTTCAATTACTCAGAGAAGAAACAGGAGAAGTTGCAGCATGTTTACAAGCGAcattatcaaatggatGGTCTGTTAGGCAAACAGCTGTCTCATGGGCCACAGGAATTTTCACTTTAGTCGCATTATTAATAGGATTATTCCATACTGGAGCAgtaaattcaccttcaccagcTCAATATAGGTGGTTCGATATCCTTTATTTATTCCAATCTGCCGCTGCATCGGGATTGATGCACCTAAATTACCCATTGGCTTACTCAGCATTCACTCAAAATTTCCATTGGGCAATCGGATTATTCAAATCGAAACACgttcaaaattcaatcaatacaATGAGATCAAAAACTGGAGGTCATTTAGATTCCAACGCATATTCGGATGTTCAATATATTAATCGGAAATTTAGTCCTTATAACGTATACGCATCTTTTAACGAAGTCACGTCTTCAAAAGCTTCTTTCCAAACTTTTATCGCCAACgctcaagctgaagctaATAATGCTCCAGCATTGTCAAGCCATTtagaattaggtaaaagGGCCACAATCGCTTCTGCTATTACACAAAATGCTACTTCAGAGCTGTCAAGTGGATTACCGGTTTACACCAACACTCTCAACATACCCACTGCCAACGCTTTCGACACtgttttcttctttttcttagCTTTCGTCGCAATTGCTATTGTCTTCcatattcttctcttcGGAGTGCTCTGGATTGTCGAACGATCAAGTCGGGGTAAAGGGGAAATCTCATGGGCTGGAAGATTGAGAAGAATGTGGTGGGGCTTCTGTGCTGGAAATGCTTTGAGACTGGTAAGCAGTTCACACTCAGCGTGGTCTAAAATGACCATATGCGTTACACAAAGCTTACTCCCACTCAATGCAGTGTCTCATATGGTTCTTcccaatcttcatcttcggtTTCTGGCAATTCCATATTGGAGATTCTGGCTTGTCGATATTCTTTGCTGTCTTCTCGATCCTTTTGGTCCTGGTCCCGCTCGCTACAGTATTTGTACTATCAATTCTGCGAAACCGGAAGTTGTCTTCTACTGCACCCGGCATATCACCCCTATACACCTCCTACAGATGGTTCCATTCTGTCGGAGTACTCTATCGTGCCTATAGACAAAAGTTCCATTTCTTCTGGTTTGCGCCCCTTATATTGGGTATGATCGCTCGTTCAGCATTCATAGCTTTCGGACCAACATCAGCATGGGCACAAGTAATAGGGAATGTCGTAGTGGAATTCATCGTTTTCGTCTCTTTACTTGCGTGCAGACCTCATAAAGATAGAAAGGGGGATTGGATCACCTCTGTTCTCAGCTTATTCAGGCTGATAGCTTTCGGATTATTGATTGCTTTTATACCTTCCGTTGGAGTAAAACCTATCCCTCGAGCTGTAATTGCTTTCGTAATTATCGTAGCCTTCGGTCTGCCGACTATATTACTTTTCTTCGGAATGCTCTGGAATTTAGGTAAGTCACTTACTTTTCGCAAACAGATTTACAGCTAACTGGTATTTAATGATCTTGACAGGTTACGGCTATTGGTGGCGAAAACATACACACCGAATCGAAGATGGTTTGGAAGTCGAACGTTTTGTGgcttcagatgatgattcaaGTGTACAACCAGCTATGACGCAATTAGAACCTACTTTGCCGAACGTGACTTCTCGAGATCAAACTTTGAATACGAGTAGATCACCTGCGGAAAGTTTAGATAGAAGAACTAGTATAATGGAACCTGTCGCCAGTAGTCAATACGAACCTACATTTGGATCAAAACACCTTCCTTCATTCAATGGATCATCGTCAGAATACGAAAATGGATCTCCGTCAACAAGGATATCACCTGATTTCAACAATAATACCGTGGAAGGCGAATTTTCGCAAGGAGTAGGAAGTCAAAGGATGTCTGCTGCTCAAGCATATGAACAAGCTGCTCAAGGTGGAATGTATAATTACAATGACGAGAGTAaaatacaacaacaacaacaacaacaacaacctaCAATGACACGCCAATCAACCGCATCAAGTAGACCATTAAGTGgtcattcaaattattataCACCGTCAACTGGTTTACATGATAATCTAGATGAAAAACGTCGGTCAGGTGATCAATATTTCTATTCAAAACAACAATGAAATTTGGTATTTcgatattcaaaataatataGATAGATAAAATATAGACTTTCTTTACTTTTATTTGGTTGTacaaatcatttcaaattaCAATGTACAaacaaattatttttttcactcaaattatcatattaGTTACGGGTTTATTCAGGACAATAAGTTAAATATACATGAAGTATGAAGTATTAGATGAAACTTAGGAGAACAATTAGTGTATTATGATTGGAAATTTTCGGAATTagttttcttttgatttgatgaatcttGAAAGATCTTGAATTCGGATTTCGGATTTTGGACAGTTCACAATGAATGTAAGGATATAGATATACGAATATATGAATTAtgtatttcaattttcaaagATTTCTACTACAATTCACTAATATCACCTATACATGTGCATAAACAAAAGTAGACAACTTTAAATTAGGTATAGTAAAGGGACATGAATAACAATGtatgatcaaaattgattagATCATTGAATTGAAGTAGGgttttttgaatttcaggAACGAAGCTGGGCGGATGTAAGCTTGAATTTACGGATAACTCTGTTAGAAAGTATAATTTcaaagatatatatatcttcaATACCTATAATTGTTTTAAACCATAAGTTGATTACCATTTTTTCATTCGGGCTCAACCAATTATCAGTCTTGCTGAATACCCAGAGATAATTGAGAAAATTGAGAAATTCCATGATGCCTAGAAGACAACTTGATTATTCAGTTTACTTGGTAACAGGAAGAGAATTCCTTCCTCCTGGAAAGGTATGTCTAAATACGATTTTCAAAACCTCGATTAGATTTGATTGCAAATAAAATGCTTATCGAATTTATGAATAAATAGGATTACTATGAGTCTCTTGAGGAGGTGGGCTATTATTAATTTGTACCGACCAGAGTGAAATACCAAGAGATATTGATACGGCGAATTCAATTATAGTCTTTACAAGGTGGTGTTACTCTAGTTCAAGTAAGAGAGAAAGATGCGGATACAGGAGAGGTGAGATTGTTATGATATTTTACATTGGTAGCCATATTGAATGGATCGTAAGCTGATTCGTTGCTTCGTAATTTTTTAAGTTTATTGAAGTTGCCAGACGAACAAAACAGATTTGCGATAAAGTACGTctatttgttgttgtaatGTAAAACAAACGTTCATTACTTAAAATGCCTTTGGTATCGTAGTACAATGTTCCTGTATTGATTAACGATCGAATCGATGTTCATCTTGCTGTCGGTGAGTGACGTGCATGCTTTCAAACCTCTCTTCATTTCGGCTTAATGTGGAATGGAAgtaatattgatttgatgaaaccCCTTAGGAACCGCTGGTATCCATATTGGTCAAACTGATTGTCCTCTTCCTCTGGCTCGGACACTTATTGGACCAGATGCAATCATCGGTCTATCAGTAAGAAACATTGATGAATGTAAAAGAGCTATTGAACAAAGTGCAGATtatattggaattggatCTGTTTGGCATACTAATTCAAAGGATATAAAAGGTAGAAGATGTCTTGGACCAGATGGTACAGGTGaaattcttgatttattagatgGTACAGGTGTTAAAGCTGTTGCAATTGGTACGTATTTGTCTTTCCATATATTACGCCTTTCTCATTTTTTCTGAATTAGATTATGACTGATACTGAGAAATATCTATATTAGGCGGTATTCATCTTCCTAACCTTCCTCAACTTTTACAtggatcaatttcacctaaaaCTTCTAATACCCTTGATGGAGTAGCTGTCATTTCAGATATTGTAGCTTCCCTTCATCCAAAAGAATCAGCTTCTCATCTTAGAGAAATTGTAGATTCATTCAAAAGAGCaagattcaatttgaaaggtaaaaaaggtgTATTCAGCATTATCGACGATAATATTGATCAAGCTACGCTTGATAAGGAATACTTGGTTAAGAAAGTTGAGGGTTTAATGAGGATTTTAGAACAGGAAACTCCTTTAATTAATCAGGTAAACATCTCTTCTAGTGATTATGTTGGTCCATCGCTAATGGAAAACCAATATAGCTTACCAATAAAGTCGTTATGAACGATTCTGCCAATGTTACTCTAGCTGTTGGAGCTTCACCTATCATGTCTACCAATCCTAGAGATGTTTACGATCTTAGTCCAGCTATTGGAGCATGTCTAATCAACTTTGGGTATGTCAATATGTGTGTGATAGAGGATGTGAGACTAAGCGTTAAATTACTGTAATGGTAGGACGATcgatgataaagaaggaatgaaaGTTGCCGGTAGACAAGCAAATGTCAATAGGAAACCGCTCATCTTTGACCCAGTAGCTGTTGGAGCTACCTCTTTTAGGCGTGAGAACGCTGCGGGTGAGTTCCACTGTACTGAAGATGGCTGATCTATCAAATGCTAATGACTGTCTGTCGTAGAGCTACTTGCGCATTGGCAACCCACCATAATCAAAGGGAATGCGGCTGAGATAGGAGCTTTAGCTGAATCTACCGAAGTTGCCAGCAGAGGTGTTGATGCTGCTGGTTCAGGGTTTAAAGATCCGGCTGGGGTTGTCAAAGCTTTAGCCAGGAAGAGAGGTAAGCGAGCGTTTCCGTAGCTTCGCGAAGTCGTCAAGCAATTGACAATAAGCATTGATAAATAGCTGCGATTATCGTTTTGACTGGACCGAACGATTACATATCCGATGGAGATAGAGTATACAAAGTTTCCAATGGGTCGCACTACCTAGAAAAGATAACCGGATCAGGATGTCAAGCTGGAACACTTATCGCTTGTTTCGCAGCTGCATCGAGAATAAGCTATTTACAAAATAATGAGCCTTTCGAAGATGATAGTCAACTTGTACAAGGTGACATGCTTGTAGCTGCTTTAGCAGGGTAAGTGATTACTCATATAAACATCATTATATGCGAACATAAGCTCATTGAATCTGATAGTATACTCGTATATACCGTTGCATCTGAATTAGCAGCTGAGAGATCAGATGTTAAAGGTCCAGGTACTTTcagatcagctttgatcgatgaattatataatcttACCCCAGAAGTAGTGAGACAGAGAGCCAAAGTGGAGATTTTGTAGTGATGGCTACTGGCTTTTTAAGTAGCTTCATTACGTATATCTGAGATTGCGTTTCATGCAAGGTCAGCATATGCATGCATATGTGATTTTAATGTTGTATTGCGATGAGACAGCATTTGCGGCAAAAGGCGCATAGTTGTTTTAAAGTCATTTGCGTCATAGGATCGGCCGCTTTAACCGAAAAGTTCAATGTTCTTATTTTTCGATTCATATTTACGATCTTGGTCTTCGTATTTTGCATACAGTCTAAGAATCTACAAGACAATCTGGAATCAGACAGATATCTCAAGAATAAGTCACTGCACTATCTATAAGATCGACACATCCGATACGAGTTCATTAGACTTAAAACTTATACTTCCACGACAATCGTCGTCCATCTTGACTTTATTTACAAGTAACTAATTAGATCGAGCATTCAACATGATGAACAAAATATctctaccttcttcctctatAAGACGATTACCTCTATCTCCTCTTCGAATATTATCTATTGACAAAAGTCAACATATACgtaaatatcattcaacatCACCACCTGCTCCACCAAATCAATTATGTTCATCAtgttcaaaatcaattccattaCCTTTAACACCTTGTCCAGAAtgttcaaatttattaccACTTCCAacaaatttatcatatcattctttattatatctttcttctcctatt harbors:
- a CDS encoding hydroxyethylthiazole kinase, with translation MPRRQLDYSVYLVTGREFLPPGKDYYESLEESLQGGVTLVQVREKDADTGEFIEVARRTKQICDKYNVPVLINDRIDVHLAVGTAGIHIGQTDCPLPLARTLIGPDAIIGLSVRNIDECKRAIEQSADYIGIGSVWHTNSKDIKGRRCLGPDGTGEILDLLDGTGVKAVAIGGIHLPNLPQLLHGSISPKTSNTLDGVAVISDIVASLHPKESASHLREIVDSFKRARFNLKGKKGVFSIIDDNIDQATLDKEYLVKKVEGLMRILEQETPLINQLTNKVVMNDSANVTLAVGASPIMSTNPRDVYDLSPAIGACLINFGTIDDKEGMKVAGRQANVNRKPLIFDPVAVGATSFRRENAAELLAHWQPTIIKGNAAEIGALAESTEVASRGVDAAGSGFKDPAGVVKALARKRAAIIVLTGPNDYISDGDRVYKVSNGSHYLEKITGSGCQAGTLIACFAAASRISYLQNNEPFEDDSQLVQGDMLVAALAGILVYTVASELAAERSDVKGPGTFRSALIDELYNLTPEVVRQRAKVEIL